One genomic segment of Mytilus trossulus isolate FHL-02 chromosome 4, PNRI_Mtr1.1.1.hap1, whole genome shotgun sequence includes these proteins:
- the LOC134713919 gene encoding uncharacterized protein LOC134713919, which produces MTMTSEKLKKEDIQAVLAVHLFTPLLFEGEVIADSLAYKSEKSSMKNVNLEPECPYCVESVNTGNTNFGCTKLWHGRADIAVKNTRKCRNVVTVAIDWIENLEEQSEPVLKKARLEQDVEEIFDSNGLTEVEPSYIQDKAVHQLLSEKEYMETITQTIVNAFVAVKQNKQLQDHLIPSFFVTAHCLFINFYNVSKDILLAQSKPLLFFQKGKINYDTIISLWIALNFETFTVDSIDEDYKKSGFRECLIELGVLNEYENEVESEFISAQKPTTSSGDTDYYINIEKLSNY; this is translated from the exons ATGACAATGACATCAGAAAAACTGAAAAAGGAAGATATTCAGGCTGTTTTAGCAGTACATCTTTTCACTCCTCTGTTATTTGAAGGTGAAGTTATTGCTGATAGTTTAGCCTACAAAAGTGAAAAGTCTTCAATGAAGAATGTTAATCTAGAACCTGAATGTCCATATTGTGTCGAAAGTGTTAATACAGGCAACACAAATTTCG GATGCACAAAATTGTGGCATGGAAGGGCAGATATAGCTGTAAAGAACACTAGAAAATGCAGAAATGTTGTAACGGTGGCAATTGATTGGATAGAAAATTTAGAAGAACAAAGTGAACCTGTTTTGAAAAAGGCAAGACTTGAGCAGGATGTTGAAGAAATCTTTGATTCAAATGGTTTAACAGAAGTGGAACCATCATATATACAGGATAAAGCAGTTCACCAACTTTTATCAGAAAAAGAGTACATGGAAACAATAACTCAGACAATTGTGAATGCTTTTGTTGCtgtcaaacaaaacaaacaattacagGATCATCTAATACCATCATTTTTTGTTACCGCTCattgtttgtttatcaatttttacaATGTTAGTAAGGATATTTTACTTGCACAGAGCAAGCCTTTGCTTTTTTTCCAGAAAGGAAAAATTAATTATGACACGATCATTTCTCTATGGATAGCATTAAACTTTGAAACGTTTACTGTTGATTCTATAGATGAGGATTATAAGAAATCTGGTTTCAGAGAATGCCTTATTGAATTAGGTGTCCTAAACGAGtatgaaaatgaggttgaaTCTGAGTTTATTTCGGCACAGAAACCAACAACAAGTTCTGGAGATACAGATTACtatatcaatattgaaaaacttTCGAATTACTAA